The Brassica napus cultivar Da-Ae chromosome C7, Da-Ae, whole genome shotgun sequence genomic interval ATAATTAACATAAGCAggattaactttttatttttttgacgtcaaaaagCCTTAATGTACTCAAAACTTGAGGTGATGTGGATAACTacaccggaatagaacaaccaataaaatgtaACTTCCTATGGAAAGATCTAGTAATCTTAACTAAAAAGTCTGAAATCTGATTACGCACTCGTGGAACATGAATGATGTTAAAATCCGGGAAGCATATCTGTAGCGTCTCTATCCTTTCCAATTTcgtcgcaaagcttggccagACATGAGGTTTCTTTAACATTGCTACAGTTTGTCCCAAAGCTCTGACATGTTGAATGTTGAAGCATGTTTTCCATTGCCCACTGCAGTgcttctacttccgaatgcAAGGCTGATTCACGTCGAGTGAAATTTCTTGTCCCCATAAGCAAGATTAACTTCTTTTTAATCATTTCTATGAAGACAAAAGAAACTAAAATGAAATCTGTTAAATCTATAATTTCTGTTATTGCTAATTGATTATGGTGTTTGAAAGTAGGCAATAATGTATGGTTTAAACTTTCTAGTGACAAATTGCATCATAATTTCAAAGATACTGACACCACCATCTCCGATAATTGTGATTTAAAAGTTAAAGCAACCTTCTTAAACCATCACAAATAGTTtactcttttttaattttttttttaaaaaaaattctataataaaGTTCAGTTCTTCTCAAATAATacactattttataaaaataaagtgattaacaaaatataaatgaattaatctatctatataataaattcatgtttattctattttagagtgtAAAATAGAAGTAAACATTACAGAAAAAAATAGACTATCACAAATGGTTTACACTTCAGTATTACATATTTTACAGAAATAATgcttggataatttggtattCTATACGTAACATGCTAATATTTTTGTGTATGTgtgttgttttattatatttgtaatttatattatttttactatataatattataatattgttttgtataaaatattaaatgtatgttttatatgtatttgtgaaattttatcgttatttttattaatgtctaGGACTATGATGcaaatgaataatttttttaatttttttttttgagaatccATGATTGAACCAATCAATCCTCAAATCTTTATTTCGAGGTTTTTTCCCTTTAAAATAAAGTGTTGGATTGGAGATGCTAATGTCTAGTTACTCCTATTAATTTAGACGTAAAAtctgaatattaatttaatttaaatattaaatccaTGAGAATTGTGTAATTTTAGAAATAGACAAGTGGTTAATGATTCTTTATATAATGTTTCCTCCTATTACAGTATTTGATAAAAAGATGTGTATTAACACGATCAATATAATCCACTGTTAAAACCACCAAACCCGCcgacagagaaaaaaaaaccccACCAAACCCGCAGCTTGACCATGCTTGTGAATGCGTAGCCGTTTCAAAGTCAACAAAAACGAGCATATGTTTTTAAAGAGTACGCCTCAGTTTTTTCAACTCGCTTTCACTTTAAGGAGATCCCTGAAAAACCTTATGTTTACATCCTATATATATCGGTTTTACTTGTAGTTTCAAAAAGGACTAGTGCGTCAAATAGTTTTGCTGATATTCTATACAACttgaaataagttttttttttgataaagggtTTTATAACTTGAaataagttatataatttatctaCTATGTTATTTTTTATAGACCAGATTTAAATATTAGACTTAACGATCAAATATCTACATAACCAAAAACTAATGTACGGTATTTTCGTTTTGTTGTCCAAAAGATATGTGTATAAGTAAAGATACATTATTATGTTTGTTGGATCCCAACGTGggaattgatttgattttggtGTAAGgattaactaaaacaaacattaagttttttcttttttgtcacAAATCCAAATACTGTAGTGAGATAAGTGGTGAGTTTTAGCACCAAAAAAGGTAATGGTGATTGATGGTATTTGTCGCCAATTTGGATTTATATGCAATAAAATAGCATTAACGGTCTTTGTCTACATGTTAATAATGCAATAACAtagagtttttttaattaatcttaGGGATTACATGTAGGGGTGGGCACGTAGTGGATAATACAGTAATTTtcagtatttgtgatttgcttcgtagtTTGAGGATATCTGATTTTCTGGTTTGATTTgcttcagaaaaatataaatattcagtttttcggatACCCAAAACATTTATAGATATTTACGAATATTTACAGATGCTTATGAATATCTCATCCACTCTGTCCAATACAagtaaatctaaaaaaatttatataatttttttcaaaaaaaaaatcttttacataataaaaaaaattaatcatattaatgaaattatatattccataaattttcaaaattaattaaatttattataaacattaaattttagaaaattttagttttataaaaaaaatatgcttctttcataatttaatattttcataagtaattttattattgaaattattaaaattatatgttaaaataataattatataaaatatatatttacacctctctatttaattttgatatacttttatttatataaaaacggAGCATAGCGGATAAACTACCCTGAAAGTTTTAGTATTTTTGATTTGCTTAGTTTATAACAattatctatttttaatattttgtttgctACGAAGACTTAcgaatatccagattttttttgATCGAATTGAAAAAAATAGCAAATCGCATCAAATTTAACAGATAAAATGTCCGGCCCTAATTACATGCCTATAAAAGAGCTCAAATTAATCCTAAAGATTAGTTGTCCATAATTGTTTCCAAATCccatttatgtaattttttcacATAATAACACATATGTGTCTCAAAACATTCATGCTTAAAAAAGCTTTAGGATCTCCATAGTTATTAACAAAAGTTTTTGAGATCCACACggttatcaaaataaaaaacgtTTGCATTCTTTTACATATCCTTTTACAtatgaagtaataaaataatgatatatcttGAATAATTATAATcttataactattaaatatataattaaattggcaagaatatataaaaataaattatttttatttattcacaatcattttattttaagtaaatataaacaatcatttttatctatttatatggtatataattaaatttaaataatattattggagatatataatatttattttgtcagctgatatatagtatattttcatATTACTATTAATAAATGACTCTTTCTACACATATAGTATTaagattatttatattttaataacaaaaattaaatcattataacaaaaatttcaatattagaattttaatagttttagtaatttataatcatttaagaaattcagtgcaaattttgaaattaaaatattaaatttttaatacttcTTTGATGCACATTTCAaagcttttaaatatttatttggtaTCTCGTTTAATTAAacgatataaaataaatatatcttaatgtGTATTAAGTTAGACTTCCTATGATaatttgtatcttattataaaaataattttacccTTTGATCACAATACTTTCaatgtgaaaattttaattgttctattaatttatattcatatttaaaaattcaaaatgtagCATAtacaaaactttaaaatattattctatgATTAATGTAATAGTTTATTCatttgaataatttaaaattaaacaaaaatgatataggatatacaaattattatcaaattattattatttaaaatcattaattgtcatataatAATCGCATTGAGTAATTATGTAGCTTGTTATctagaaaaaaagagaatatttttatatattaaaaattacttctagagttttttttgcaaaattgacctagaactcaaagtcaaacacaaaactaacctctttttttttttggaaattcgttttgccctattcaccccacaagttcatataattcacaaaatgtcatcaattttttttttctttcaaaaatgacatttttactctctcaccctcatcatcttcaagtaattacaagattgtcattgtcatcaataccctaaccaccatgaacaaccaatttgaagctattaatgctcccaaaatcgatttacccttcttctttttccattcttatgaactaaacacaacatatctctcactttctctccacattcagctaaaaaaacccaagatttttattctacattttttatggttcatagagtcatagaagctaatgattctgggtgggtcactttcgtttgagattctgtgtggttggagaagccttatgtgtgctaaggaagttatctcaccaatttaaggtatgaaattgagtttttttttcagatctgatcgtccagacgacttacctgggAAGACGTCTggttgtagacgacttacctggaagtcgtctggtcaacgcagaagttatttttgcaattgactttgaaatctgttttctgagacgacggaaagttaagtcgtctgattttgtttggttacaaaaaaatctccaagAACCTAGACGatttacatttcagtcgtcataggttagttttgcatttgactgaattatttcagaagtttgactttcctggacgacttacatttcagtcgtctggtgaaaattgaaatatcaatattttattaaaactagacgacttacaattaagtcgtcatatgttagttttgcaattgaaaaaaaaacttcaatatttaattatgccCAGACAACTTACAGTTTAGTCGTccgcccgacgacttacatgtaagtcgtccataattttattctgagattctggtcaaaatTGTACGTTGTCTGggcataattaaatattgaagttttttttttcaattgcaaaactaacttatgacgacttaattgtaagtcgtttagttttaataaaatattgatatttcaattttcaccagacgactgaaatgtaagtcatccatgaaagtcaaacttctgaaataattcagtcaaatgcaaaactaacctatgacgattGAAATGTAattcagtcttgctctaactcccgtaacacggtcgatgagcacggaaacgggccaatgcttcacactacgggccaaaactcccacgccggtgtccgtttggaaatggtaattaaatatttttttaaataaaatttttaatatatatatttttattctaactttcttaaatgtttttaggcaaaagagacgggacatcttcCGTCTCTTATGAAACTTTACGAGaagacccacaagaacaaggcgggcgtatatCTTGCCATCTACAATgacgtggttgctcgggttgaagaccgccagacccagctgacccagcagtctaccgacggattacccgtcaccttatccacacttgaaatggataagatttacgaagaggtaaattttctaaaattttaattttttattatttatttaatttaactttaaatttttactaacaatatttattttttgtttataaggttgtcctaaaaaaaagggacggacgttggggattggttccgtcaacgatgttccgagagcgacatcgtcttatagtcagcgacgggatgatgaagtcactgagctgcgtaacgagttgaccacGACAAAAtctgcgttcacagctcgtgtGGGTGGACTCGATCGCTTCTTGGActttatagcggccacaaattcGGAATGGGAaaccatgttgaggaacatgcgacgacAAAATCTCATTCCAAGCGAGGGACCATCCGACGACACACATGCCGAGGAAGATGTAGACaagaggagtgatgaattcctCCGGGCGATGCACgactcttagttctttttttttccgtggttgtattataaattcaaaacttatttatatataaaatatttgcgtatttatttatttttaaaattttaaataataaaacgaaGTAGATTCGTAGCTAATCTACGACTTATTTACGTTgaacatttacgaggaaatcacgAGAAAtgttaaacgagtattttacaagaaaatactttcaaggtatttacgtgaaAATTACGAGGGAAACATTTCAAGGTAATTACGtgaactttacgaggaaatatgtacgtgtcgtttacgaggaaatgctttcgtggtatttacgaggaacgGTAGCGACATTCTTACGTCGACTGtctacgtggtctttacgacgatttgttttcttcgtttttacgacgaaatattttcctcgctaattacgacgaattagcgaggaaatatgtatAACGACGAACGAGTAACGACAAAACGTGTTTCcccgctaattcctcgtaaagtctcgtttacgacgaactcacgaggaaaaccgccctcgtaaaatttatgttttcttgtagtgcttccTGATTTTCAAAGTCTCTGATCGTTTGCTCGATTTCTTACTGCTTCCGAAACAACCCATCGGGGAATATCTACAGAGAAGAGAGCAATTTCGCTTTGTTGCTATCATCTTCGTCTTACTCCTCTACTTCCTCGTCGGAAAGAAACTTTAGACGGCAAATCCAACACGGAAGATCGAGAGAAGCGGATTGATGAAGGTTTcgtcaagagagagagagaaagatgtaTCCAAAATGGAACGCGTGTCCCATAACTCCTGATTAAGCATCGCTTTTTTACAGTAAAcctatttttcttgtttttaaatCCTAATTAAAATAAGCACCCCCCTTAAGCAACCCGGTTGATGATGGTCTAACATGTTCATTTAAAACTCACATCGAGATGCTTAACCTTtccaataatattattttatctagGAGAACTTGAAGATTTAAATCTGAGATATAATCTGTTTAGAGAAAGACTATAACCTGTCAACGCTTCCAGTTTTTAGTACAATGATGTTATCGTCCGAAACTCAACACAATGTTACTCAAGTTGCAGTTTTTCCATTTGTGTTGATTCATACTGCCAAACTagttttaccaaaaacaaaaagaaaccgGTTGGAAAGGTGGGGCCGTGGCGCTCTGGGTTCTTACTTCATAGACAATGCAAAATAGTTGAGACTTCAATTTATCTTGGAGCAGCTGCAATACAATTTACATGCGACAATGTCCCTTTCACGTGCATTCTCACGTGCCCAACATTTCGTTCGTTGAAAGAGAGAAAACCTAAACCCCTGACCGACATGGTCAGAGACTAACCTGAAATGAGCTGGTTTAGATATGGCAGCGGCCAATTTATATGGTTAAACCGATAAAGCttccatctttctttttcttttttttttttttttttattggggggggggggggggggggggggtgtcaACGCCTCTGTTTTTAAGTATAAAGATGTTTTTGTCATAACACTAAACACTCAaacaaaaatggatttttggaTACTAAAGTTGCTGCTGCCACAACTTCTGCTTGTGCTCATTCAACATGCTGATGCAAGCTCTATCATCAAATATCTTCCTGGCTTTGAAGGccctcttcctttccagcttgAAACTGGGTTTTGTTCCTCTTCATTCATCCTATTCTCCATATTAATGAATCTGTGTTCTGAGTTTTGgagttaaaaataatttcaggTACATTGGTGTTGGTGAGGCAGAGGAAGATCAAATGTTCTACTACTTCATCAAATCTGAGAGGAACCCTGAAGAAGACCCCCTTCTTGTCTGGTTAACTGGAGGACCTGGCTGCTCTTCTTTCTCTGGCCTTGTTTATGAGAATGGTAAGTAAATCTTCTGAAACTCATTCTTATTTGTTTCTGAAAAGATTTTCATTGACTTGTTTGAACTGGAAACATCAGGGCCTCTTGCTTTCAAGGTTGAGGCCTACAATGGAAGTATCCCCACTTTGGTGTCTACTACATATTCATGGACTAAGGTAACTATCAGAATATACATATCTGggttatatatattgtgtaagCGTTCTGTTGTATTCAGAATAAATCGTCAAATTTACAATGATTGCTTCATTTCAGGTGGCGAATATAATTTATCTGGACCAGCCTGTTGGGACTGGCTTCTCCTACTCAAGAAATCCCCTTGCTGATATACCAAGTGACACAGGATCAGCTAAGCGGGTCGATGAGTTTCTTCGTAAGGTAAAGGGGAAACTCAAGCTGTCCTTTTACTGCAACTATCTTATGCTTTAGAATTTTGGAGATTTGAGTTATTGTTGTGTAGTGGCTAGACAAGCATCCTGAATATTTCTCAAATCCTTTCTATGTCACCGGGAACTCTTATTCCGGTAAGGTGATTCCGGCCATTGTTCAAGAAATCTCAAATGGTAAGACTTTTTTCTTTCAGGCCCTTTTCTTTGACTATCCTTTCTTGATTCAGCTATTTTACCAATATATCACAGGAAATTATATATGCTGCAAACCTCAAATAAATCTTCAGGTTTCATCAGTGTTTGCTTGTTTCTTACATTATTTCAATATACCTTATCAAACATTAAGATTTTTTCCTTTCTAACAATAGGGGTATGTGCTCGGAAACCCGGTAACAAATGTTGATATTGATAATAACACTCGCATTCCATTTGCTCACGGAATGGCACTCATCTCAGATGAACTCTATGAGGTACCCGTTACAAAATCTAGGATGAATCTGTTTGTCTCTTTTCACCCTGATGAAGTGGTCGATGACGATTTCAAAACTCTTACGTTCTAGTCAATGAAGAAAAGATGTGGAGGAAATTATTTTAACGTCGATCCTCAAAACACAGAATGCTTGGAACTCGTTAAAGACTACAAAATGGTATGCACACATTCAGGAATTTAACTGAGATATAATGGTAAATCACTGACTCAGAATTTTTGTGGATTATTTATAGTCTGTTTCTAGAATATATGAAGAACTTATCCTACAATCAAACTGTGACAAAACGTCTCCTGATTGCTATGTAAGCTTCTTGGCATTGTTGTATCAAATGGCTAGCCACTTAACAAACTACTAAAGAAGAGTACTGAACAAggtattttttattcttttgcaGACTTATTGGTATTCACTATCTGAATACTGGGCTAATAACGAGAGCGTACGTAGAGCACTTAGAGTGGTGAAGGTAATAATATACATATGACAACGTCTTTAGTATCATTGATCATTGAGTAAGTATGATCACGAGACTCTATGATTGCAGGGGACTACAGGGGAATGGGATCGATGTAACTGGAACGTGCAGTGTAATCAAGACATTCAAAGCAGCATACCATACCATATGAATAACAGTATCAAAGGCTATCGATCTCTCATCCTCAGGTACACAATACATTTTACAAATTATTCACAAGCTTGCTTCATTAGTTAATTGTTTGTAATATTTTACCTGACATTGGTGCTTCTGTTGAACAGTGGTGATCACGATATGACAATCCCTTTTGTTGGAACTCAAGACTGGATAAGGTCTCTAAACTTTTCCATTGTTGAGAAATGGAGGCCATGGATGGTAAATGATCAAGTCGCAGGGTATACACCATTtacattttctttgttttcttggtttcttttaattaattttgaataaagCTGACCAACCTTTTGATTTGCAGATATACCAAGACTTATGCTAATAAGATGACATTTGCCACTGTAAAAGTAAGTTTTCGATCCCAAATTTTCATTGGACATAAATGCAAagcttttattttttacatCAAAATTATTGATTGGTTAATGTGTTTTGGCTTATATAGGGAGGTGGGCACACACTAGAGTATAAACCAGTGGAGAGCTCAATCTTGTTCGAGAGGTGGATAAG includes:
- the LOC106422034 gene encoding serine carboxypeptidase-like 15; amino-acid sequence: MDFWILKLLLPQLLLVLIQHADASSIIKYLPGFEGPLPFQLETGYIGVGEAEEDQMFYYFIKSERNPEEDPLLVWLTGGPGCSSFSGLVYENGPLAFKVEAYNGSIPTLVSTTYSWTKVANIIYLDQPVGTGFSYSRNPLADIPSDTGSAKRVDEFLRKWLDKHPEYFSNPFYVTGNSYSGKVIPAIVQEISNGNYICCKPQINLQGYVLGNPVTNVDIDNNTRIPFAHGMALISDELYESMKKRCGGNYFNVDPQNTECLELVKDYKMSVSRIYEELILQSNCDKTSPDCYTYWYSLSEYWANNESVRRALRVVKGTTGEWDRCNWNVQCNQDIQSSIPYHMNNSIKGYRSLILSGDHDMTIPFVGTQDWIRSLNFSIVEKWRPWMVNDQVAGYTKTYANKMTFATVKGGGHTLEYKPVESSILFERWISGQPL